The Blattabacterium cuenoti genome includes the window ATTATATGGAATGCCATCTAGTACTGTAAATGGTATGAATCCAGAAGATATTGCAAAATCTATGTATCCTGCGGTTTATAGAGCAAGAAATGGCAAAGGACCTAGTTTTTTAGATATTCAAACATATAGATATAGAGGACATTCTATGTCAGATGCTGAATCATATAGAAGTAAAGATGAAATTAATTTGTATAAAAAACAAGATCCTATTTTAAAATTAAAAACACTCATTTTAAATAATCAATGGGAAACGTTAAATAATCTCACATTTATTGAAAATAAAATAAAAAAAAAAATAGAGTATTGTGTAGAATATGCAGAAAAATCAAATTTTCCTTCTTTAAAAAAAATGTATGATGTTGTATATAAAGATACCAATTATCCTTTTATAGATAAAGAATAAAAATTTAATCATATTATTAAACATTAATAAAATAAATTTATAATAATCAATTTTTGAAAACATGGCAGACATCATATTTATGCCCAGATTAAGTGATACTATGGAAGAAGGAACTCTTGTAAAATGGAATAAAAAAATAGGTGATCAAGTGTTCGAAGGAGATATTTTAGCTGAAATTGAAACAGATAAAGCTATTCAAGATTTTGAAATTGATATTAATGGAGTATTGCTTTATTGTGGAATAAAAGAAGGTGAAAAAGCACGTGTTAATGATATTTTAGCAATTATTGGACAATATGGAGAAAATATAAGTTCTTTGATCAAAAAGAAAACTATTAATAAACTAAAAACAGAGCCAGAAAAAAAATCAGAAACAGAGCTAGAAAAAGAATCAGAAACAAAGCCAGAAAAAAAATCAGAACAACAAAGAAAATTCATTTCTCCTGTTGCAAAGAAGATGATTCAAGACAAAGGAATAAATATTCATAATATGAAAGGAACTGGAGATAGTGGAAGAATTGTAAAAAAAGATATTGAATTATATTATGAAAACACTAATAATATGAATCAACATTTTATTGTTTCTAATATGAGAAAAGAAATAGCAACTCATTTAACATTATCTAAATTTACTGCCCCTCATTATTATTTATTTATTGAAATAGAAATGGAAAATATAATTCAATTAAGGAAAAAATTAAATGATACATTATCTAATAATCATAAAATATCTTTTAATGATATTATTGTTAAAGCAGTATCACGTATTTTAAAAACACATCCTTATATTAATGCTACATGGAAAGAAAAAGAAATTATTTATCATTATAATATAAATATAGGAATAGCTGTTGCTATACACGATGGATTAATGGTACCAGTGATACATAATTCTGATCAAAAATCTTTATTACAAATATCAAAAGAAATTAAAGATAAAGTCGAACGTTCAAAATTAAGAAAACTTCAACAACAAGAAATAAAAAATAGTACATTCACTATTTCCAATTTAGGAATGTATGGAATAGATTCTTTTACTTCAATTATTAATATTCCAAATTCTTCTATTTTATCTGTAGGAACTATTAAGGAAAAACCTATTGTAAAAAATCATAAAATAAAAATTGGCAATATTATGAAAATAACATTGTCTTGTGATCATAGAGTTATAGATGGTAATAAAGGGTGTAATTTTTTACTAGATTTAAAAAAAATGTTAGAGGATCCAATCACTATTTTAGTTTAGTGTTCGTTTTGTTTTTTATAAATGATATAAGTATTGATAGTATAAAGCATGTAATTGTAATTAATGATAAAAGACTTTCTGTCAATATTGAAGAAAATGGCCATAAATCATATGTTTCTAATATTAATTTGATACCTAATAAAAAAATAATAACAAATGCAAATTGCTTGATAAATACATTTTTTTTAATGATTTTTGCAAAAATTTTAGCGAAATATCTCATGGTAAAAATTCCCATAAAAGTTCCTAATAATATTAAAAAAAAATTTTTTGAAAATGCAATAATAGCAAATAAATTATCAATTGAAAAAGATAAATCTATTATTTCTATAGATAATATCATTTTCCAAAATGAATTGTAAATGTATTTATTATTATTAAATTTTAAATATTTTTTATCTTTTAAAAAGAAAAAACAACTAATATATATTAAATATATTCCACCTAATAATTTTAACCACCATATATGAATTAATATTGAAGAGAAAAAAATGGCTAAACTTCTAAAAAAATAAGCTCCAAATATTCCATATTGCATAGCTTTTGGTCTATATTTTTCTTCTATCTCATTTATCATAGATGCTAATATTACTACATTATCCATAGACAATATACTTTCTATAAAAAAAATATTGATTATGATAGATAAAGAAATTATTGGATGATTGATAATATCTATTATAAACTGTTTCATTGATGCATTATTACATAAATAAAATATATAAAAATATTAAATTGGTATAAAAAATATAATAATATGAATAATATTTTATTTATAAGTTGTGAAGAAAGTGTTTTAATTATATTTGTTGCAATAATTATTTTTGGACCTAAAAAAATTCCAGAAATTGCTCGTGGTATAGGAGAAGGAGTAAAATTTTTGAAAAAAGCAAAAAATAAAATACAACAAGAAATTATTAATAAAAAATAAATAATAATTATCTATTTCTATAATCTTTAATATCTGATTGGTTCATCAAAATATTTCCTAACATTTTGATCATATTTTCTCTTAAAATATTATTTAATTCTTGCATATTATTAGATATATTATATGAATGTTTAATAACATTTACAATATATTTTTTTTGTTTTATAAAAAAAATTCCATGTTGTCCAAATATTGGTTTAGAAGTTACGTTTTCTTTTAATGAAAAAGCTGATCCAATAACTTTTGGTTCTTTATAATTATCTATCCAAGATTGATTAAAATTAATTTTTAGGTTGTGATTTATGTTTTTGTGAAATAACTTAGATAATTGTTTTAAATTTAAAGATTTATATTGTATTTTATTTTTAAAAAATTTATGAATTTTATTTTTTCTTATTTTATAAATTAAATCATTTTTTATTTCTAAAATAGAATATCCTGGTTGTTTTATTGTAGATAAATAAACTATGATATAATAATCTTTATTTTTATTATATAATATATTAGAATCACCTTCTTTTCTTATTTTATCAAATGACCAATTAATAATTTTTCTATCTATTTCAGTATTTAATCCTTTGATTTGATAATCATTTTGTTTTATATCTTTTAAAAAAATTGTTTCATATTTATTTGTTCTTGCATTATTAATCAATTGATTTAAACATTTGTTTTTATTTGTCATTAAAAAATTTTGTACATTGTTCAATAATTGTATTTTTGTTTTTTGAGATGGAATCAATGTTGTTGTCAAAAAAAGAAATTTGTATGCTGGAATTGGATGACTTTTATTATCTATTTTAATAATATGATATCCAAATTTAGTTTCAATAATTTTTATTGTTCCTGTTTTAATTTTTGGATCAAATATATCAAAAGTACGTACAGATTGTAGATTATTATAATTATATTGCATACTTCCTAATTTGCCATTATATATTTTAGCATTTAAAGAATCATCAGATATTTTTTTAACATAAAAAATAAATTTTGATGGATTGTTTTTTAAAATTTTATACAAATTATAAGCTGTTTTATAAGCTTCTTCTTTTGTTCTATGATTACAAGAATTAATAGCATTTTTATGAGAAATTAATATATGACTATATGTAACAAATTCAGAAACCCGTTTTTTTCCTGTTATTTTAGCGATTAAATAGACATTATCTTTTTGAATGATAATAGGGTTATAATTTTGACTTTGATCGTTGATAAATTTTTTTAAATTATAAGGTAAATTTTTTTTTAAATAAAAATTTTCATCAAAGACAGTTTCATATTCCTTTTCCTTAGATAATAAATCATGATAATCATTTATATATTTAAGTTGATATAATAAATTATGTATTTTTTTATCAAAATATTGTTTATCGATGACTGATGGTTTAGTTTTTGCAATTACAAAACTTACAGTTCTTATATTTTCTTTATTATATAAAAATTTATTTTTTTTTATATAATTTATTAATTCCCAATTTTTAACAGATAAAAAATTATATTTTTTTTCTATTTCAGAATAAGGTATTAAAATATAATCAATAATAGAATACCAATTTTTATTTAAATAATGTCTTTTAGCTTCTAAAGACGTGGAATTTAAACCATACATTAACATTTCTATATATTTTTTAGATAAAATTCTTTTTGGAATATTGTTTCTTTCATAATTCCACAGATTTTTATCTTGATATATTTGATAATTATTTGATGTATTATTCTCTAATTTTTTTAAATAAATTAAAAATTTTTTAATATTAAATGAACCATCAGAATTTTTAAATTCTGAAATATAACTATATATTGATTGATGAGATATCGCATTCCAAAAATCTTTTTCTGTCCATTGAATACCTAATTTCTTTGCTTCTTGATTTAATAACATTTCGTATACTAATGATTTCCAAGATTCTTCTTGTAAAAAAACATCTGGAACATTTTGACGAAACTGTTTTAATAAATATAATGTATTTAAATAATTATTTAAATAAATAGGTTCTTTATTAATTTTACCAATAATATTATCTTTTTTTTTTAAAAAAAAAAATAATCCATTAACTTCCAGTATCATAGTAAATACAAAACATACTATAAACATGAATATAATCCAATAATTTTTTCTAATACTTTGTAAAACAGCCATTTTTATTTAAAATTTCAAATATATTGATTTTTTTTGATAAGTAATACTGATTTTATTTTTTTGAAGTTTTATTAATTTATTATATATGTATTAAAATATTTATCCATAATATGCGTTCATTGTATTCATTGTAAGTTATAAAATATAATAATTATTATATTGTAATTCTTCATTCTTCTATATCTATATATCATATCTTGTATATTTTGATTTAATACATTAACTCATTTAAATACCATTATTATACAATAATAAATAATACCAAAAAATAATAAAATATTAAGAATATAAAAACTATAATAATGTTAAAAACCATAAATAGGTTTTTTTCATTTATAATTAATTGTATTTTTGTTGAAACAAATGGTAAACAAAACAACGATATAACTATACGATAATTATGGTATCTTAGCTCAGTAGGTAGAGCAAAGGACTGAAAATCCTTGTGTCCCCGGTTCGATTCCGGGAGATACCACACACAATACATACTAACATTTTATTAATTATTATTATTTTCTATTATAAAATGAATTTTCCATTTTGTATTATTATTTTCATCTTTAAATAATGGATATCCCAAATCTATACCAAATATTCCTAATGGAATATAAGAACAACGAAATCCCAATCCAATAGAATTTTTCATATTATTAATAGAGAATTTATTTGAATTTGGTAAAATAATATTTACACCTTCTAAAAATACATTTGCCCATAATTTATTATTCTTAATATTATTAAACATCAAATAACGCATTTCTAAAAGATATTTATCATAAAGGAATCCTCCTGGATTATTAAAATTTTGTAATGAATAACCTCTTAATGGAATAAAATTATATGGATAAAATATTCCATATATATTTTTGTGTCTACCTCCCATATAAAATTTTTGAAAAGCAAATAAATCTTTATTATCATTATATTTCCCTAAAATGCCAAATTCACATCCAGTTTTAAATACAAGATTAGTACATATTTGTTTATACCAATAAAATAAAGATTTTATTTTAAAATATTCTAACCATGAATTCTTAGTATGTTCATCATTAAATATTTTACTATATGGTAATGTAAATATACCATTAATTTCTATTTGTGATCCACTTAAAGGAAATATATTGTTAGATTCTTTAGAAAATTTTTTTAAAGCAATTAAATAATATAAATTATTTAAATACAGAGGATGTTTTATTATATTATTACTATGATAAATATATCTATCATAATTAATACCAAAATCTAATTTATAATATGGATCATTAAGCAATGTTATAGGAGTACTTAATCCAATAGAATACTGTCTTTTATTATTTAATAATTTATTATTATCTGTTATATTATAATTATTATCATGATATATTTCATTGAATAATAACAAATCAGGATCACAACTATTTTTAATAATTTTATTTAAACAATTTATTTTGACAAAATAAGATATGTTATTATTGTCTCCTATCCTAGGTTCTATAAAAGACATTCCATAATGTTGGTAATTGGTTCCCAATTTATTATATAATAATAATTTTTGTCCATCCCCTTGAGGATTTGGAAATGGATTCCATTGTTTGATATTAAATAATTTTTTAATAGAAATATTTTTCAAATATATATTAAAACTTCCTAAACAATTTTTTATGTTATCAGATCCAATCATAAATTTAAAATAATTATGATTATTTTCAATCACTTGCCATGTTAAATCAACTAAATCATGATTATGATAAATAATTTTTGGATATACTAACTTAAAAAGATCTAATGATTGTAAACGGTTCAAATCTTCATAAATTTTTTTAATTGATATACGATCTCCTATATGATGTTTTAATTCCCTTGTAATAATATGATTTGACGTAATTGTATTACCATCAATATGGATACTTTTAATATATAAAGGATGATTTTCTTTTATTTTAATCTCTAAATATATTTTATCATTTATTACTTTTGTTTCTGAAATGAATATTTTAATAGAAAAATATCCTAAATTAAGATAATTATAAATTATACTATTACTTATATTTTGATTGAAAATTAAATTTTCAAGTTTTTGTTTATTATAAATATCTCCATTATTATAATTTAATATTTCTTTTAAATATTTTGTACTATAAACAGTATTTCCTACAAAATTGATATTTCCTATATAATATTTTTTACCTTCTGATATATTTACTATTACTTCATAATTTTTTTGATCATTTTTAATAATCTTATTGAATGTAATTTGAATATCTCTAAATCCACAAGATTGATACTTAGATATAATATTTTCGATTCCTTTATTATAGTCTAAATCAATATTTTTATTATAAAAATAATATAAATAATTATTATTATTATTATTATTATTATTTTGTTTCATTATTTTATCTAATTCTTTATCAGAAAATATTTTATTTCCATTAAATAATATTTTTGATAAAAAAATTTTATTACCTAGAAAAACATCTAAAACTAAAAAATTATTTTTTTTCTGATATTCTATATTAGCACTTATTGATACTTTTAAATATCCTTGTTTAATATAAAAATCAATAATTTCATTTTTTATTTTTTGAATAAAATCATCAGATATCATATCTGAATGATTATTATTCTTGATACAACTGAATTGATGTTTTTCTAGATCTTTAGTGACTCCTTTAATAAGAATTTTATCAAAACATATTCTATCTTCTAATTCAAAATAAATATTAATTTCATTTTTATTCTTTTTATTATTATGAATATTTTCTTTATAAAGAGAAATATTTTTAAATAAATTACTATTCCATAATCTATGAATTGCATTATATATTGTTTTTCCTTTAATATTTAAATAATCTCCTTTATGTATATTTGATATTTTTGATATTTTATCAATACTATATTTTGTTGTTCCTTTAATAAAAATATTTTTTATAACAACAACATTTTGTGGTATTATTGGATTCTTTTTATTATTCTCTTTATATTTTGTTTTTTCATATATGTCATAATCTATGTTTCTGTTATCAGATCGTTCATTTTTTCTTTCATCATCTATTTCATTTTTTCTTTCATCATCTATTTCATTTTTTCTTTCATTATCTATTTCATTTTTTCTTTCATCATCTATTTCATTTTTTCTTTCATCATCTATTTCATTTTTTTTTTCATCATCTATTTCATTTTTTCTTTCATCATCTATTTCATCATTGACTTTATTTATTATTTCATTATTCTTATTAATTACTATAATGATATTTTTCGTATTTACATATGAAATATTCATTAATACTAATACAAAGAAATAAAATACAAATAATATTTTTTTTAAATTATTCTGTAATTTTTCCAAAACGACGTTTTCTTCTTTTATAATTTTCTATAGCTGCAAATAAATCTTGTTTTCTAAAATCTGGCCATAATATATCTGTAAAATATAATTCAGCATAAGCCGATTGCCATAACAAAAAATTGCTTAATCTTTGTTCT containing:
- a CDS encoding POTRA domain-containing protein, with the translated sequence MNISYVNTKNIIIVINKNNEIINKVNDEIDDERKNEIDDEKKNEIDDERKNEIDDERKNEIDNERKNEIDDERKNEIDDERKNERSDNRNIDYDIYEKTKYKENNKKNPIIPQNVVVIKNIFIKGTTKYSIDKISKISNIHKGDYLNIKGKTIYNAIHRLWNSNLFKNISLYKENIHNNKKNKNEINIYFELEDRICFDKILIKGVTKDLEKHQFSCIKNNNHSDMISDDFIQKIKNEIIDFYIKQGYLKVSISANIEYQKKNNFLVLDVFLGNKIFLSKILFNGNKIFSDKELDKIMKQNNNNNNNNNYLYYFYNKNIDLDYNKGIENIISKYQSCGFRDIQITFNKIIKNDQKNYEVIVNISEGKKYYIGNINFVGNTVYSTKYLKEILNYNNGDIYNKQKLENLIFNQNISNSIIYNYLNLGYFSIKIFISETKVINDKIYLEIKIKENHPLYIKSIHIDGNTITSNHIITRELKHHIGDRISIKKIYEDLNRLQSLDLFKLVYPKIIYHNHDLVDLTWQVIENNHNYFKFMIGSDNIKNCLGSFNIYLKNISIKKLFNIKQWNPFPNPQGDGQKLLLYNKLGTNYQHYGMSFIEPRIGDNNNISYFVKINCLNKIIKNSCDPDLLLFNEIYHDNNYNITDNNKLLNNKRQYSIGLSTPITLLNDPYYKLDFGINYDRYIYHSNNIIKHPLYLNNLYYLIALKKFSKESNNIFPLSGSQIEINGIFTLPYSKIFNDEHTKNSWLEYFKIKSLFYWYKQICTNLVFKTGCEFGILGKYNDNKDLFAFQKFYMGGRHKNIYGIFYPYNFIPLRGYSLQNFNNPGGFLYDKYLLEMRYLMFNNIKNNKLWANVFLEGVNIILPNSNKFSINNMKNSIGLGFRCSYIPLGIFGIDLGYPLFKDENNNTKWKIHFIIENNNN
- a CDS encoding dihydrolipoamide acetyltransferase family protein; amino-acid sequence: MADIIFMPRLSDTMEEGTLVKWNKKIGDQVFEGDILAEIETDKAIQDFEIDINGVLLYCGIKEGEKARVNDILAIIGQYGENISSLIKKKTINKLKTEPEKKSETELEKESETKPEKKSEQQRKFISPVAKKMIQDKGINIHNMKGTGDSGRIVKKDIELYYENTNNMNQHFIVSNMRKEIATHLTLSKFTAPHYYLFIEIEMENIIQLRKKLNDTLSNNHKISFNDIIVKAVSRILKTHPYINATWKEKEIIYHYNINIGIAVAIHDGLMVPVIHNSDQKSLLQISKEIKDKVERSKLRKLQQQEIKNSTFTISNLGMYGIDSFTSIINIPNSSILSVGTIKEKPIVKNHKIKIGNIMKITLSCDHRVIDGNKGCNFLLDLKKMLEDPITILV
- a CDS encoding twin-arginine translocase TatA/TatE family subunit is translated as MNNILFISCEESVLIIFVAIIIFGPKKIPEIARGIGEGVKFLKKAKNKIQQEIINKK
- a CDS encoding SurA N-terminal domain-containing protein, which encodes MAVLQSIRKNYWIIFMFIVCFVFTMILEVNGLFFFLKKKDNIIGKINKEPIYLNNYLNTLYLLKQFRQNVPDVFLQEESWKSLVYEMLLNQEAKKLGIQWTEKDFWNAISHQSIYSYISEFKNSDGSFNIKKFLIYLKKLENNTSNNYQIYQDKNLWNYERNNIPKRILSKKYIEMLMYGLNSTSLEAKRHYLNKNWYSIIDYILIPYSEIEKKYNFLSVKNWELINYIKKNKFLYNKENIRTVSFVIAKTKPSVIDKQYFDKKIHNLLYQLKYINDYHDLLSKEKEYETVFDENFYLKKNLPYNLKKFINDQSQNYNPIIIQKDNVYLIAKITGKKRVSEFVTYSHILISHKNAINSCNHRTKEEAYKTAYNLYKILKNNPSKFIFYVKKISDDSLNAKIYNGKLGSMQYNYNNLQSVRTFDIFDPKIKTGTIKIIETKFGYHIIKIDNKSHPIPAYKFLFLTTTLIPSQKTKIQLLNNVQNFLMTNKNKCLNQLINNARTNKYETIFLKDIKQNDYQIKGLNTEIDRKIINWSFDKIRKEGDSNILYNKNKDYYIIVYLSTIKQPGYSILEIKNDLIYKIRKNKIHKFFKNKIQYKSLNLKQLSKLFHKNINHNLKINFNQSWIDNYKEPKVIGSAFSLKENVTSKPIFGQHGIFFIKQKKYIVNVIKHSYNISNNMQELNNILRENMIKMLGNILMNQSDIKDYRNR
- a CDS encoding TerC family protein translates to MKQFIIDIINHPIISLSIIINIFFIESILSMDNVVILASMINEIEEKYRPKAMQYGIFGAYFFRSLAIFFSSILIHIWWLKLLGGIYLIYISCFFFLKDKKYLKFNNNKYIYNSFWKMILSIEIIDLSFSIDNLFAIIAFSKNFFLILLGTFMGIFTMRYFAKIFAKIIKKNVFIKQFAFVIIFLLGIKLILETYDLWPFSSILTESLLSLITITCFILSILISFIKNKTNTKLK